A genomic segment from Nicotiana tabacum cultivar K326 chromosome 7, ASM71507v2, whole genome shotgun sequence encodes:
- the LOC107766110 gene encoding PHD finger protein ING1 isoform X2 has protein sequence MSFIDEFQARVQRQNEQRCEKEIEDMIQRIKAGNVTPDSSLIKFSDDALDEQKHAIRIADEKVALASQAYDLVDAHIQQLDQYLKKFDEELRRERDVAVVTGTPATTVENNGKSGRSGEGKGGRKKTRLATAAAATATAAAAATPSGMDLDLPVDPNEPTYCFCNQVSYGEMVACDNPNCKIEWFHYGCVGLKEQPKGKWFCADCAGTQKKRKGR, from the exons GAGTCCAGAGGCAAAATGAGCAACGTTGTGAGAAAGAAATAGAGGATATGATACAGCGTATTAAGGCTGGTAACGTGACACCAGACTCTTCACTAATCAAATTCTCTGATGATGCATTGGATGAGCAAAAGCATGCAATCCGAATTGCTGATGAGAAAGTTGCATTAGCTTCTCAGGCATATGATCTGGTAG ACGCTCACATTCAGCAGCTCGATCAGTACTTGAAAAAATTTGATGAAGAGCTCCGGAGAG AAAGAGATGTTGCTGTTGTTACTGGAACTCCTGCTACCACTGTTGAAAATAATGGAAAGTCCGGAAGGTCTGGTGAAGGTAAGGGAGGGCGCAAGAA AACACGTCTTGCAACAGCAGCGGCAGCTACAGCCACAGCAGCAGCAGCGGCAACACCAAGTGGAATGGATTTGGATCTACCTGTTGATCCAAATGAACCAACATATTGTTTCTGCAATCAAGTTAGCTATGGTGAAATGGTTGCGTGCGACAATCCTAAT TGCAAAATAGAGTGGTTCCACTACGGCTGTGTTGGCCTTAAAGAACAGCCAAAGGGAAAATGGTTTTGCGCGGATTGTGCAGGAACACAAAAGAAGCGGAAAGGCAGATGA